The following proteins come from a genomic window of Gossypium raimondii isolate GPD5lz chromosome 5, ASM2569854v1, whole genome shotgun sequence:
- the LOC128041153 gene encoding uncharacterized protein LOC128041153: MKNKYPLSRIDDLFDQFCGAAMFFKIDLCSRYHQLKVKEADIHKTAFRTRYRHYEFLVVPFGLTNAPAAFMDLMNRFFNRILINSSWSSSTIFWYTISSKLLKSYKGNYLTHDLELAVVVFALKIWRHYLYGERCIIYINQKNLKYLFTQKELNLRQRRWIELLKDYGCTIEYHLGKTNVVADALGRKVMFNLKAMFTRLNLFDDGSLLTKLQVYVSNDSDLRQSILQEAHSSHYAMYPDGNKMYRDLCELYWWPSLKREVTNFVSRCLTCQQVKVEHRLPSDRLTKSVHFILVQTDYSLEKLAKLYISEIVKLHGVLVSIISDRYPCFTSQF, from the exons ATGAAGAACAAGTACCCACTTTCGAGAATCGACGATCTATTTGATCAATTTTGTGGGGCTGCTATGTTTTTCAAGATAGATCTTTGTTCAAGGTACCATCAGCTTAAGGTTAAAGAGGCTGACATCCATAAGACTGCCTTTAGGACACGTTATAggcattacgagttcctagtcgTGCCCTTTGGTTTGACGAATGCTCCGGCTGCATTCATGGATCTTATGAACCGGTTTTTCAATCGTATTTTGATCAATTCGTCATGGTCTTCATCGACGATATTTTGGTATACTATAAGTTCGAAGTTG CTTAAGTCATATAAGGGGAATTATTTGACGCACGACCTCGAGTTAGCTGTCGTGGTATTTGCCCTAAAAATTTGGaggcactatctgtatggtgagaggtgtatcatctacatCAATCAGAAGAATCTTAAGTACCTCTTTACCCAGAAAGAGTTGAACCTTAGGCAACGTAGATGGATTGAACTGCTTAAGGATTATGGATGTACTATTGAGTACCATCTTGGTAAGACCAATGTAGTGGCCGATGCTCTTGGTCGTAAGGTTATGTTTAATTTGAAGGCAATGTTTACTCGTCTAAATCTGTTTGATGATGGGAGTCTTTTAACTAAGTTGCAA GTTTATGTATCGAATGACTCTGATTTGAGACAGTCTATTCTACAGGAAGCACATAGTAGCCATTATGCTATGTATCCCGatggaaataagatgtatcgagatCTTTGTGAACTTTACTGGTGGCCTAGTTTGAAACGGGAGGTGACAAACTTTGTTTCTCGTTGTCTAACGTGCCAGCAAGTGAAGGTTGAGCACCGATTGCCTTCAG ATCGGTTGACCAAGTCTGTCCATTTCATTCTTGTTCAAACAGATTATTCTCTTGAAAAGTTGGCCAAGCTATACATTTCTGAGATCGTGAAACTTCATGGGGTTCTTGTTTCGATTATTTCGGATAGATATCCTTGCTTCACTTctcaattttga